Proteins encoded together in one Pseudomonas sp. ADAK13 window:
- a CDS encoding DUF7844 domain-containing protein, protein MRRIAAWLLAGTLLLGASAAQAALQLRLKTDGLSPAQQQASQALLDEAMQALPPRFIEQLDRTIDVGWTDKMPENAYGQASLVSELDLNSNLLESLTDGSAATQKTNRPHGTVRREMLATVLHELTHIYDRARLWSSADRTLIQRCSRQNNITGLIGLPDQCRGQNDRRFTLSDDPRLLDLAGWPQYVGRRGEREQNNHQVARSPDIYETTSPLEFVAVNMEYFLLDPSYACRRPSLYRYYKEHFGWAPPAKDTCAKTYAFLNAGNDFAKTPLGQVDPERVYEIDYLLAEANQNLVSRWGHSMLRLVICAPGRPRGPDCRLDLDQHLVLSYRAFVGDVQLSSWDGLIGKYPSRLFVLPLSQVIDEYTKTELRGLASVPLKLTRQEINDTVEHAAEMHWSYDGNYFFISNNCAVESLKLLRSGSANPQLTGLDNITPNGLLEVLKGRGLADTSVLDDKKRALRLGYHFDSFRERYQAMFEVLKKRLPIKQAEVEDWLSLSAEERRPWFAEADLRTSAALLLLEQASFRKQLMLAQDEVKQRYLGARELKNGGMEKANATLQQILANSGFLSRPAELLGTSGYGLPQPTESQRLESESAARQKQLQSLTGDLDKEVRALLEPSRAAEIAACEANLKQLGEHLRALHKASGGFELP, encoded by the coding sequence GTGAGGCGAATTGCCGCCTGGCTACTGGCCGGCACGCTGCTGCTCGGCGCCAGCGCGGCTCAGGCCGCCCTGCAACTGCGGCTCAAGACTGATGGCTTGAGCCCGGCCCAGCAGCAGGCCAGCCAGGCGTTGCTGGATGAAGCGATGCAGGCGTTGCCGCCGCGCTTCATCGAGCAACTGGACCGGACCATCGACGTCGGCTGGACCGACAAGATGCCCGAGAATGCCTACGGCCAGGCCTCGCTGGTGTCCGAACTGGACCTCAACAGCAACCTGCTGGAAAGCCTCACCGACGGCAGCGCCGCGACACAAAAAACCAACCGCCCCCATGGCACCGTGCGCCGGGAAATGCTCGCCACTGTGTTGCATGAACTGACCCACATCTACGACCGCGCCCGGCTGTGGTCCAGCGCCGACCGCACGCTGATCCAGCGTTGCAGCCGCCAGAACAACATCACCGGCCTGATCGGCCTGCCCGATCAATGCCGTGGCCAGAACGATCGCCGCTTTACCCTCAGCGATGACCCACGCCTGCTGGACCTTGCCGGCTGGCCGCAATACGTCGGGCGTCGCGGCGAACGTGAACAGAACAACCACCAGGTCGCCCGCAGCCCGGACATCTACGAAACCACCAGCCCGCTGGAATTCGTCGCGGTCAACATGGAGTACTTCCTCCTCGACCCGAGCTACGCCTGCCGCCGGCCTTCGTTGTACCGCTATTACAAGGAACACTTTGGCTGGGCACCACCGGCCAAGGACACCTGCGCCAAGACCTACGCCTTCCTCAACGCCGGCAACGACTTCGCCAAGACCCCGCTGGGTCAGGTCGACCCCGAGAGAGTCTACGAAATCGACTACCTGCTGGCCGAGGCCAACCAGAACCTGGTAAGCCGCTGGGGCCATAGCATGTTGCGCCTGGTGATCTGCGCCCCAGGCCGGCCACGGGGCCCGGATTGCCGGCTGGACCTGGACCAGCACCTGGTTCTGTCCTACCGCGCATTCGTCGGTGACGTACAGCTGTCGAGCTGGGACGGCTTGATCGGCAAATACCCATCACGGCTGTTCGTGCTGCCGCTGTCACAAGTCATCGACGAGTACACCAAGACCGAACTGCGTGGCCTGGCGTCAGTGCCGCTGAAGCTGACCCGCCAAGAGATCAACGACACTGTCGAACACGCCGCCGAAATGCACTGGAGCTACGACGGCAACTACTTCTTCATCTCCAACAACTGCGCGGTGGAGAGCCTGAAACTGTTACGCAGCGGCAGCGCCAACCCGCAGCTGACCGGCCTGGACAACATCACGCCCAATGGCCTGCTGGAAGTCCTCAAGGGCCGGGGCCTGGCCGATACCAGCGTGCTGGATGACAAAAAACGCGCGCTGCGCCTGGGCTATCACTTCGATTCTTTCCGCGAGCGGTACCAGGCGATGTTCGAGGTGCTGAAAAAGCGCCTGCCGATCAAGCAGGCCGAAGTGGAGGACTGGCTGTCACTGAGCGCTGAAGAGCGGCGCCCATGGTTCGCCGAGGCCGACCTGCGCACCAGCGCGGCCTTGTTGCTGCTCGAGCAGGCAAGCTTTCGCAAGCAACTCATGCTGGCCCAGGATGAAGTCAAACAACGTTACCTCGGTGCCCGCGAGCTGAAGAACGGCGGTATGGAGAAGGCCAACGCGACCTTGCAGCAGATCCTCGCCAACAGCGGCTTCCTCAGTCGTCCGGCAGAGCTGTTGGGCACCAGCGGTTACGGCCTGCCGCAGCCGACCGAATCCCAACGCCTGGAATCTGAAAGCGCCGCGCGCCAGAAACAATTGCAGTCGCTGACCGGCGACCTGGACAAGGAGGTGAGGGCGCTGCTGGAGCCGTCCCGCGCGGCGGAAATTGCCGCGTGTGAAGCCAACCTCAAGCAATTGGGCGAGCACTTGCGTGCGCTGCACAAGGCCTCCGGCGGGTTCGAGCTGCCCTAG
- a CDS encoding GFA family protein produces the protein MHEQHQGGCHCGRVRYQFSGALVDIAHCHCSVCRRVSGGLVTTWITLPRPAFAWVAGTPAQYESSSTCVRYFCSNCGAHLALETRLSPESIDVTIATLDHPEQAPAERHIWVESRLPWLRLDEQLPQEDGETL, from the coding sequence ATGCATGAGCAACACCAAGGCGGCTGCCATTGCGGGCGGGTGCGTTATCAGTTCAGCGGGGCGTTGGTGGACATTGCCCACTGCCACTGTTCGGTTTGCCGGCGGGTCAGCGGTGGGTTGGTGACCACCTGGATCACCCTGCCCCGTCCCGCGTTTGCGTGGGTGGCGGGAACGCCGGCGCAGTACGAATCGTCATCGACATGCGTGCGGTATTTCTGTTCGAACTGTGGGGCGCACCTGGCGTTGGAAACTCGTCTGAGTCCCGAGAGTATCGATGTGACCATCGCGACCCTGGATCATCCGGAACAGGCCCCGGCAGAACGGCACATCTGGGTAGAGAGCCGATTGCCGTGGCTGCGCCTGGATGAACAGTTGCCGCAAGAGGATGGGGAGACGCTCTAG
- a CDS encoding CitMHS family transporter yields MLTFLGFAMVITFMYLIMTKRLSALIALIIVPILFALFGGFAPKIGPMMLEGITKLAPTGVMLMFAILYFALMIDSGLFDPAVRKILKLVKGDPLKVSVGTAVLALVVSLDGDGATTYMICVAAMLPLYKRIGMSPRIMAGLIILAGGVMNMTPWGGPTARAASALHVDPSDIFVPMIPAMLAGVVAILVIAYMYGKRERARLGELHLHGDEIDHSEISVSQYPDARRPKLIWFNGALTLALMCTLIAGLLPLPVLFMVAFSIAMIVNYPCLQMQKDRVAAHAGSVLAVVGLIFAAGIFTGILSGTGMVDAMSKSLLAVIPDALGPYLAVITALVSMPFTFFMSNDAFYYGVLPVLAEAASHYGITAVEMARASIVGQPVHLLSPLVPSTYLLVALAGIEFGDHQRFTLKWAVLVCLCIMVAALLMGIFPLFSTL; encoded by the coding sequence ATGCTGACTTTCCTTGGCTTTGCCATGGTCATCACGTTCATGTACCTGATCATGACCAAGCGCCTGTCTGCGCTGATCGCCTTGATCATCGTGCCAATCCTGTTCGCGCTGTTCGGCGGCTTTGCACCGAAGATCGGCCCGATGATGCTCGAAGGCATCACCAAGCTCGCGCCGACCGGCGTGATGCTGATGTTCGCCATCCTCTATTTCGCCTTGATGATCGACTCCGGCCTGTTCGACCCGGCCGTGCGCAAGATCCTCAAGCTGGTCAAGGGCGACCCGCTGAAGGTCTCGGTCGGCACTGCCGTACTGGCCCTGGTGGTCTCGCTCGACGGTGACGGCGCCACCACTTACATGATCTGCGTGGCCGCCATGCTGCCGTTGTACAAGCGCATCGGCATGAGCCCGCGGATCATGGCCGGCCTGATCATCCTGGCCGGCGGCGTGATGAACATGACGCCATGGGGCGGCCCGACCGCCCGTGCGGCCAGTGCGCTGCATGTAGACCCGTCGGACATTTTCGTACCGATGATCCCGGCGATGCTGGCCGGCGTGGTTGCCATCCTGGTGATTGCCTACATGTACGGCAAACGCGAACGTGCGCGTCTCGGTGAACTGCACCTGCACGGTGACGAAATTGACCACAGCGAAATCAGCGTTTCGCAGTACCCGGACGCCCGCCGTCCGAAGCTGATCTGGTTCAACGGCGCCCTGACGCTGGCCCTGATGTGCACCCTGATCGCCGGCCTGCTGCCGCTGCCCGTGCTGTTCATGGTGGCCTTCAGTATCGCGATGATCGTCAACTACCCGTGCCTGCAAATGCAGAAAGACCGCGTCGCCGCCCACGCCGGCAGCGTATTGGCGGTGGTCGGGTTGATCTTCGCCGCCGGTATCTTCACCGGCATCCTGTCCGGCACCGGCATGGTCGATGCCATGTCCAAGAGCCTGCTGGCGGTCATCCCCGACGCCCTCGGCCCTTACCTGGCCGTGATCACCGCACTGGTGAGCATGCCGTTCACGTTCTTCATGTCCAACGACGCGTTCTACTACGGTGTACTGCCCGTATTGGCCGAAGCCGCCAGTCACTATGGCATCACCGCCGTGGAAATGGCCCGCGCCTCGATCGTTGGCCAACCCGTGCACTTGTTGAGCCCACTGGTTCCATCCACTTACCTGTTGGTGGCTCTGGCGGGTATCGAATTTGGCGATCACCAGCGCTTCACCCTCAAGTGGGCGGTACTGGTGTGCCTGTGCATAATGGTCGCCGCATTGCTGATGGGGATTTTTCCGCTGTTCAGCACTCTATAA
- a CDS encoding TerC family protein, with the protein MEWLTNPEIWIAFFTLTALEIVLGIDNIIMISILVSRMPKHMQARTRIFGLALAMVTRILLLLSITWVMRLTDDLFVVFGQGISGRDLILFFGGLFLLWKSSQEMYHALEGEDETHDEPKGAGGKFIYTIIQIAIIDIVFSLDSVITAVGMVSHVPVMVAAIIVAVLVMMLAAGTISEFIDKHPSLKMLALSFLLVVGTVLIAEAFDVHVPKGYVYFAMAFSLAVEAVNIKMRTAIAKKKKQQDPVKLRKDIPGQ; encoded by the coding sequence ATGGAATGGCTGACCAATCCGGAAATCTGGATTGCTTTCTTCACCCTGACGGCCCTCGAGATCGTCCTGGGCATCGATAACATCATCATGATTTCGATCCTGGTCAGCCGCATGCCCAAGCACATGCAGGCGCGTACCCGGATCTTCGGCCTGGCCCTGGCGATGGTCACGCGAATCCTGTTGCTGCTGTCGATCACATGGGTGATGCGCCTCACCGACGACCTGTTCGTGGTGTTCGGCCAAGGCATTTCCGGTCGCGACCTGATCCTGTTCTTCGGTGGCCTGTTCCTGCTGTGGAAAAGCTCCCAGGAGATGTACCACGCCCTGGAAGGTGAGGACGAAACCCACGACGAGCCAAAAGGCGCCGGTGGCAAGTTCATCTACACCATCATCCAGATCGCGATCATCGACATCGTGTTCTCCCTGGACTCGGTGATTACCGCAGTCGGTATGGTTTCCCACGTACCGGTGATGGTGGCTGCGATTATCGTCGCCGTGCTGGTGATGATGCTGGCCGCTGGCACCATCAGCGAATTCATCGACAAGCACCCGTCGTTGAAGATGCTCGCGCTGTCGTTCCTGCTGGTGGTGGGCACCGTTCTGATCGCTGAAGCCTTCGATGTTCACGTGCCAAAAGGCTACGTTTACTTCGCCATGGCGTTCTCCCTGGCGGTGGAAGCGGTGAACATCAAGATGCGTACCGCCATCGCGAAAAAGAAAAAACAGCAGGACCCTGTGAAACTGCGCAAGGACATTCCGGGTCAGTAA
- a CDS encoding Na/Pi cotransporter family protein has product MLTLLNLLSAVTLLIWGTHIVRTGILRVYGSNLRQVIGQNMSKRWLAFIAGILVTAMVQSSNATAMLVTSFVGQGLMGLMPALATMLGADVGTALMARVLTFDLSWLSPLLIFLGVIFFLSRKQTRAGQMGRVGIGLGLIILALQLIVEAAGPITHAQGVKVLFASLTGDILLDALVGALFAMISYSSLAAVLLTATLAGAGVIGLHVAIGLVIGANIGSGVLAFLSTSMQNAAGRQVALGSLLYKLIGLLLIIPALDPLALWMDTLDYSAQGMVITFHLLYNVIRCLILLPTIGPMSRLCAWLLPEREEVNGLAKPRHLDLAALATPSLALANAARETLRLGDLIDNMLTSMLEVLRGKQTAITQEMRSLSDDVEALYSAIKLYLAQMPREDLSEHDSRRWAEIIELSINLKLAGDLIERMLRKVQQQKTSQRRSFSEVGLEELAGLQTQLIANLRLGLSVFLSADPESARQLLREKRRFRAQERRLAHAHVSRLQRKIVQSLETSSLHLELIADMKRLNSLFCSSAYVVLETTDTGALSADDIADITHSP; this is encoded by the coding sequence ATGCTGACCTTGCTCAATCTGCTTTCCGCCGTGACCCTGCTTATCTGGGGCACGCACATCGTCCGTACCGGCATCCTGCGGGTCTACGGTTCCAACTTGCGCCAGGTCATCGGGCAGAACATGTCCAAGCGCTGGCTGGCGTTTATCGCCGGCATCCTGGTGACAGCCATGGTGCAAAGCAGCAACGCCACGGCGATGCTGGTGACCTCGTTTGTCGGCCAGGGCCTGATGGGCCTGATGCCCGCCCTGGCGACCATGCTCGGTGCCGACGTCGGTACGGCATTAATGGCCCGGGTGCTGACCTTTGACCTGTCGTGGCTGTCGCCGCTGCTGATTTTTCTCGGGGTGATTTTCTTCCTCTCGCGCAAACAGACGCGCGCCGGACAGATGGGCCGTGTCGGTATTGGGTTGGGCCTGATCATTCTTGCGCTGCAATTGATCGTCGAAGCCGCAGGCCCGATTACCCACGCGCAGGGCGTGAAGGTCCTGTTCGCCTCGCTGACCGGCGATATCTTGCTCGATGCCTTGGTCGGCGCACTGTTCGCGATGATTTCCTACTCCAGCCTGGCCGCCGTCCTGCTGACCGCGACCCTGGCCGGCGCCGGCGTGATCGGCCTGCACGTGGCCATCGGCCTGGTGATCGGCGCCAACATCGGCAGTGGCGTGCTGGCCTTCCTCAGCACCAGCATGCAGAACGCCGCCGGTCGCCAGGTGGCCCTGGGCAGCCTGCTCTACAAGCTGATCGGCCTGCTGCTGATCATCCCGGCCCTCGACCCGCTGGCGCTGTGGATGGACACCCTGGACTACAGCGCCCAAGGCATGGTGATCACCTTCCACCTGCTCTATAACGTCATCCGCTGCCTGATCCTGTTGCCGACTATTGGCCCGATGTCCCGCTTGTGCGCCTGGTTGCTGCCGGAGCGTGAAGAGGTCAACGGCCTGGCCAAGCCCCGCCACCTGGACCTGGCGGCGCTCGCCACGCCAAGCCTGGCGCTGGCCAACGCCGCCCGCGAAACCCTGCGCCTGGGCGACTTGATCGACAATATGCTGACCTCGATGCTGGAAGTGCTGCGGGGCAAGCAGACCGCCATCACCCAGGAAATGCGCAGCCTGAGCGACGACGTTGAGGCGCTCTACAGCGCGATCAAACTCTACCTCGCGCAAATGCCCCGCGAAGACCTCAGCGAGCACGACAGCCGACGCTGGGCCGAAATCATTGAGCTGTCGATCAACCTGAAGCTGGCCGGTGACCTGATCGAACGCATGCTGCGCAAGGTCCAGCAGCAAAAAACCTCCCAGCGCCGCTCGTTCTCCGAAGTCGGCCTGGAAGAGCTCGCCGGCCTGCAAACCCAGTTGATCGCCAACCTGCGCCTGGGCCTGTCGGTGTTCCTCAGCGCCGACCCGGAAAGCGCCCGGCAATTGCTGCGGGAGAAACGTCGCTTTCGCGCCCAGGAGCGTCGCCTGGCCCACGCTCACGTCAGCCGCTTGCAACGTAAAATCGTACAGAGCCTGGAGACCAGTTCCCTGCACCTGGAGCTTATTGCCGACATGAAGCGCCTCAACTCGCTGTTCTGCAGCAGCGCGTATGTGGTGCTGGAAACCACCGACACCGGCGCCCTTTCGGCGGACGATATTGCCGACATCACCCATTCGCCCTGA
- a CDS encoding M16 family metallopeptidase: MRRLLFACLLMGSAHTFAFDRLQVEGYTLPNGLQLLLKPGTERGHVAIRLVVGVGLDDFSCEDKELPHLLEHLLFSGIDGGGEGELEERMQALGGDWNAYTSNADTTFVIEAPAQNQRKVLDLLLAIITRTELTDANINAAKQVVEREDGGHYSHLQRLLDRQDLGHKASSQLAVELGLKCAERADVDHLTRDQLEKLRKAWYAPNNMTLIIVGDLDKLLPAYLERTYGELDPVDPTEHRALPEIQHAAAIRRDLIHGWVGDNAKLHWLFPEPVMDDQYDETFDLLKDYLDWALYRQLRLQHGLSYGPWSEREVLGGVGFMSLNADLEREDLPEAEQVLETLKAQLLQDGLDPATFARLQQAAIARQAWAVQGNSALADYYWSASGDYAKGRFSDPAKRIKAVSLEQTNQAMRELFKQNGYWRIEKPLFSYDTLNWIAAGALGLIAIGLLGVWRYRKGIA, encoded by the coding sequence ATGCGTCGCCTGTTATTCGCCTGCCTGCTTATGGGCTCGGCACACACCTTTGCCTTTGACCGCTTGCAAGTCGAGGGCTACACACTGCCCAACGGCCTGCAACTGCTGCTCAAGCCGGGCACCGAGCGCGGCCACGTGGCCATTCGCCTGGTGGTAGGCGTCGGTCTGGACGACTTCAGTTGCGAAGACAAAGAGCTGCCGCATCTGCTGGAACACCTGCTGTTCAGCGGAATCGACGGTGGCGGCGAAGGTGAGCTGGAGGAACGCATGCAAGCCCTCGGCGGCGACTGGAACGCCTATACCAGCAACGCCGACACCACTTTCGTCATCGAGGCACCGGCGCAAAACCAGCGCAAGGTGCTCGACCTGCTGCTGGCCATCATCACCCGTACCGAATTGACCGACGCCAACATCAATGCCGCCAAACAGGTGGTGGAACGCGAAGACGGCGGCCATTACTCGCACCTGCAACGCCTGCTGGACCGCCAGGACCTCGGCCACAAGGCCAGCAGTCAGCTTGCGGTGGAACTGGGGCTCAAATGCGCCGAACGTGCCGACGTCGACCATCTGACCCGCGACCAATTGGAAAAACTGCGCAAGGCCTGGTACGCCCCCAACAACATGACCCTGATTATCGTCGGCGACCTCGACAAGCTGTTGCCGGCCTACCTCGAACGCACCTACGGCGAGCTGGATCCGGTTGACCCCACGGAACATCGTGCACTGCCGGAGATTCAACACGCCGCCGCGATTCGCCGTGACCTGATCCATGGCTGGGTGGGTGACAACGCCAAGCTGCACTGGTTGTTCCCCGAGCCGGTGATGGACGACCAGTACGATGAAACCTTCGACCTGCTCAAGGACTATCTGGACTGGGCGTTGTATCGCCAATTGCGGCTGCAGCACGGTTTGTCCTACGGCCCATGGAGCGAACGCGAAGTGCTCGGCGGCGTCGGCTTCATGAGCCTCAACGCCGACCTCGAGCGCGAAGACTTGCCCGAAGCCGAACAGGTGCTGGAAACCCTCAAGGCCCAACTGCTCCAGGACGGCCTCGACCCCGCCACCTTCGCCCGCCTGCAACAAGCCGCCATCGCCCGCCAGGCGTGGGCGGTTCAGGGCAACAGTGCGTTGGCCGACTATTACTGGAGCGCGTCGGGCGACTACGCCAAGGGGCGTTTCAGCGACCCGGCCAAGCGCATCAAGGCCGTCAGCCTGGAGCAAACCAACCAGGCCATGCGCGAGCTGTTCAAGCAGAACGGCTACTGGCGCATCGAGAAGCCGCTGTTCAGCTACGACACCCTCAACTGGATCGCCGCCGGCGCGCTGGGGCTGATCGCGATTGGGTTGCTCGGCGTGTGGCGTTATCGCAAAGGGATTGCGTAA
- a CDS encoding DUF5924 family protein: protein MPILTQTIQRVLELMKRYPGVIALGGFISGVGSFILVDRQQGMASWIAIIMLVSWLWLMLENSFTQLFSKVFKREIPEPLLRYATQMIHQESLFFVLPFFFVTTTWNSGQSIFTGLLGAAALVSITDPLYYKWLAPKRSLFLALHTLTLFAALLTALPIILHLTTAESYKLALGVAMLLSIPSLAVSLPLRSIKGWAMLLGVTAAIGCAGWFLRSWVPPATLWMTEVAISTQLQDRTPGDDLKEVSAAQLRSSGLYAYTAINAPRGLDERIYHVWKFNGKEVDRIALDIHGGRKEGYRAWTHKQNFPPDSVGRWQVRVLTEDGQVIGVLRFKVTDAGQAPATPDAPK, encoded by the coding sequence ATGCCTATCCTGACCCAGACCATCCAGCGCGTCCTCGAACTGATGAAGCGCTACCCAGGGGTGATTGCACTCGGCGGTTTCATCTCCGGTGTGGGCAGCTTCATCCTGGTGGATCGCCAGCAAGGCATGGCCAGCTGGATCGCGATCATCATGCTGGTGAGCTGGTTATGGCTGATGCTGGAAAACAGCTTCACCCAGCTGTTCAGCAAAGTCTTCAAACGGGAAATCCCCGAACCGCTGCTGCGCTACGCCACGCAGATGATCCACCAGGAAAGCCTGTTTTTTGTCCTGCCGTTCTTTTTTGTCACCACCACCTGGAACAGCGGCCAGTCGATCTTTACTGGCCTGTTGGGCGCGGCGGCGCTGGTCTCGATCACCGACCCGCTGTACTACAAGTGGCTGGCGCCCAAGCGTTCGCTGTTCCTGGCGCTGCACACCCTGACCCTGTTTGCGGCCCTGCTGACCGCGCTGCCGATCATCCTGCACCTGACCACCGCCGAGAGTTACAAACTGGCCCTCGGTGTGGCGATGCTGCTTTCGATCCCGAGCCTGGCCGTGAGCCTGCCGCTGCGCAGTATCAAGGGCTGGGCGATGCTGTTGGGGGTTACGGCAGCGATTGGTTGCGCCGGCTGGTTCCTGCGCAGTTGGGTGCCGCCCGCGACGTTGTGGATGACCGAAGTGGCCATCAGCACTCAATTGCAGGACCGCACGCCCGGCGATGACCTGAAAGAAGTCAGCGCCGCCCAACTGCGCAGCAGCGGGTTGTATGCCTACACCGCGATCAACGCACCGCGCGGGCTGGATGAGCGGATTTACCATGTGTGGAAATTCAACGGCAAGGAAGTCGACCGCATCGCCCTGGACATTCACGGCGGGCGCAAGGAAGGCTATCGGGCCTGGACCCACAAACAGAACTTCCCCCCCGACTCGGTGGGCCGCTGGCAGGTACGGGTGCTGACCGAAGATGGCCAAGTGATCGGCGTGCTGCGCTTCAAGGTGACTGACGCCGGTCAGGCCCCAGCAACGCCGGACGCGCCAAAGTAG
- a CDS encoding ABC transporter permease: MTSSTTAGAAHLDTSTQPPQLRITGDWTLAHYANLKKLSEKLDGQYDAGTRIDLNGLGALDTAGASLLVELLGPERIEQSAEHTDCSLSTADRALLKTVYRSLNDFCVPVKEPEEAAGIMLLARIGSAVYTVWQDGMKLLGFIGLILETFARGVFRPKRWRVTPMVAHIEQTGLDAAPIVALLTFLVGAVVAFLGATVLASFGASIFTVDLVAFSFLREFGVLLTAILMAGRTASAFTAQIGSMKANEEIDAIRTLGLDPMELLVLPRVLALLVALPMLTFLAMISGIIGGGVVCAVALDISPAMFLSLLQSDIGVQHFLVGMVKAPIFAFLIAAIGCLEGFKVSGSAESVGAHTTSSVVQSIFVVIVLDAVAALFFMEMGW; encoded by the coding sequence ATGACCAGTAGCACAACGGCCGGTGCAGCCCATCTGGACACGTCCACCCAACCTCCACAGCTGAGGATTACGGGGGATTGGACGCTTGCCCACTATGCCAACCTGAAGAAGCTGTCGGAAAAGCTCGACGGCCAGTACGACGCGGGCACCCGCATCGACCTTAACGGCCTGGGCGCCCTGGACACGGCCGGCGCTTCGCTGCTGGTGGAGCTGCTCGGCCCCGAGCGCATCGAACAATCCGCCGAACACACCGACTGCAGCCTCTCGACCGCCGACCGCGCGCTGTTGAAAACCGTCTACCGCTCCCTGAACGACTTCTGTGTGCCGGTCAAGGAACCGGAAGAGGCCGCCGGCATTATGTTGCTGGCACGCATCGGCAGCGCGGTGTACACCGTCTGGCAAGACGGCATGAAGTTGCTCGGCTTTATCGGCCTGATCCTCGAAACCTTCGCCCGTGGCGTGTTCCGGCCCAAGCGCTGGCGCGTGACGCCGATGGTTGCGCATATCGAACAGACCGGCCTCGATGCGGCACCCATCGTTGCCTTGCTGACCTTTCTGGTGGGCGCGGTGGTGGCGTTTCTCGGCGCCACCGTGCTGGCCAGTTTTGGCGCGAGCATTTTTACCGTCGATTTGGTGGCGTTCTCGTTCCTGCGGGAATTTGGCGTGTTGCTCACCGCGATCCTGATGGCCGGCCGCACCGCCAGTGCCTTCACCGCGCAAATCGGCTCGATGAAGGCCAACGAAGAAATCGACGCGATCCGCACCCTGGGCCTGGACCCGATGGAATTGCTGGTGTTGCCCCGGGTGCTGGCGTTGCTGGTGGCGCTGCCGATGCTGACGTTCCTGGCGATGATCTCGGGGATTATCGGCGGCGGCGTGGTGTGCGCCGTGGCCCTGGATATTTCGCCGGCGATGTTCCTGTCGCTGTTGCAATCGGACATCGGCGTGCAGCATTTCCTGGTCGGCATGGTCAAGGCGCCGATCTTCGCCTTTTTGATCGCCGCCATCGGCTGCCTCGAAGGCTTCAAGGTCAGCGGCAGCGCCGAGTCGGTCGGCGCCCACACCACCTCGAGCGTGGTGCAATCGATTTTCGTGGTGATCGTGCTGGATGCGGTCGCAGCGCTGTTCTTCATGGAGATGGGCTGGTGA
- a CDS encoding ABC transporter ATP-binding protein, translating into MSRLRRAPTEAVIEVRGLCNRFGPQSVHENLDLDLYKGEILAVVGGSGSGKSVLLRSIIGLRQPSEGQVRVFGQNLPSLSEHERSMVERRFGVLFQKGALFSSLTVTENVALPLIEHAGLSRPDAEHLAAVKLALAGLPLSAADKYPSSLSGGMIKRAALARALALDPDILFLDEPTAGLDPIGAAAFDQLILTLRDALGLSVFLVTHDLDTLYTITDRVAVLAQKKVLVADAIDVVSETDDAWIHEYFHGPRGRAALDAAQLLNEV; encoded by the coding sequence GTGAGTCGCTTACGCCGTGCGCCCACCGAGGCGGTGATTGAAGTCCGTGGCCTGTGTAACCGCTTTGGTCCGCAAAGCGTGCACGAGAACCTCGACCTGGATTTGTACAAGGGCGAGATCCTCGCGGTGGTCGGCGGGTCGGGCAGCGGCAAGTCGGTGCTGCTGCGCAGCATCATTGGCCTGCGTCAGCCGAGCGAAGGGCAGGTGCGGGTGTTCGGGCAGAACTTGCCGAGCTTGTCGGAGCATGAGCGTTCGATGGTGGAACGGCGCTTCGGCGTGCTGTTCCAGAAGGGCGCGCTGTTTTCCTCGCTGACGGTCACGGAAAACGTCGCCTTGCCGCTGATCGAGCATGCCGGCCTCAGCCGTCCCGACGCCGAACACCTGGCAGCAGTGAAACTGGCGTTGGCCGGGTTGCCGCTGTCGGCCGCCGACAAATACCCATCGTCACTTTCCGGCGGCATGATCAAGCGCGCAGCCCTGGCCCGCGCCCTGGCGCTGGACCCGGACATCCTGTTTCTCGACGAACCTACCGCCGGCCTTGACCCGATCGGCGCCGCCGCCTTCGATCAACTGATCCTGACCCTGCGCGATGCGCTGGGCCTGAGCGTGTTCCTGGTCACCCACGACCTCGACACGCTGTACACCATCACCGACCGCGTGGCGGTGCTGGCACAGAAAAAGGTACTGGTGGCGGACGCCATCGATGTCGTCTCGGAAACCGACGACGCCTGGATTCACGAATACTTCCATGGCCCACGGGGCCGCGCGGCATTGGATGCCGCTCAACTGCTCAACGAGGTATGA